A window of Tachypleus tridentatus isolate NWPU-2018 chromosome 7, ASM421037v1, whole genome shotgun sequence genomic DNA:
cccccacggctgaaagggcgagcatgtttagcgcgacggggatgcgaaccctcagattacgagtcgcacgccttaatgcgcttggccatgccgggccatttattattaatactttgcaCTTTTCGTTTTACCAGACAATCCAAAAACATATCAAACAATAGAAACCATCACAACAGTAATTACAGGACTAGAATAATTTCGATAAAGTAAACCAGAATTCAGAATGAACTTTAAAATGACAGCACGTACTTTAAGTAAGATCGAAAATTTGATAGAAATGCTGGAAAAGTAGGAAGATgattgaaaagaaataaacagaacGGGAAACAGAACATTCATACAAAATCAAAAAAGGAAGAGGGAAGAAGTTAAGAGAAGACCCAGAAAAACAAGAAACGAGATTTAAAGATGAAATGATATTAGAAATCAACGTGATTAAACTCAACATATAGTATTCCAAATAAATTGTACGGAgggattataaaataaaacagcgaTAGAGATTATTTTCAGCTGagactattttatttaaagtgattTTTGATTTAGTTTAAACATACACACAACAACTGTTTCTAGTTACaaaccatataaaataaaaaatgaatttattaaacattacgAATAGAACAGTACTGGGAGCATCAAATTCGCATCTTTTTGGCAAAATTGGTAATTGCAAAAGCGCCTTCTAGCAGTTAATCGCAAAGTAAATTTAAATAGTAGCCGAATAGATTGATCCAGATTTAGTGAGAGAGGTAACATGAGTATTTTGTGTGTTTGATGTAATATTTCAGTGTATCATcaactattaattttataataatcgaagtgtttttttttttatattagggttgatgttaagtatttaaaatgaaaactcgGGTTGACAATTCTTGGGTTTTCTAAATTTGTTGCACTTTTCAAGTAAGAATACGTCAAAGTAACGGATAATTTCGGTATTACATGCTAGTAATAGTAATACTTTTGAGTAAGAAAGTCCTAAGAATAGAAAGTCGACCTATTACTAATGCAACAAAGCACTGTTGTAACGTTACGCAAAGTACGGATTTTAAGTTAAAGTTTCAGTCTTTTTtccgtttttgttttattagttcagtatttattataatacacaatagAAATCTACAGATAGTAGATATTATCTACTTATTgcatataattttatgtatatgttcAAAAGTACATTTGGACCACCGTTAACAGTTACtagatttttaatataattaaaaatatatatgggGAAAAAAAGCTTATAAACTGGCATTAGAAGTTGAAAATTTCTATTAACgttcataaattaaataaaacaattcctagagaacaacaatttttaatttaaatttaatacacgTACAAAATTACTGTAAATCTACAAGTCGTgaaacattgtattattatttttgcatagTTTCGATACACCATGCGTTACGTTGCTGCCTATCTTCTGTCGGTTCTTGGGGGAAACAAAAATCCTTCATCTGAggatattgaaaaaatattaggAAGTGTGGGTATTGAggcagaaaaacaaaaacttgacaAGGTTATTAAAGAACTGAAAGGAAAAGATGTAAAGGAAGTGATGGAACAAGGTTGgtttaaatatcttttgtttgaACTAAAGAGCTAGTCAGTGGACTAAGCACTTGCATGGGCAGCCTGCATCCAGAactaatattttacagtatttggCTCTTAATTTAGTTAACTTCATGATGTTGCCTcttaaagtttagaaaaatgCTTAAAATTCACTGTTAAACTGCCATATTGTTCCTGTTTAAGAATGTTTGTTCTCTCTTTGAATGAGCAAATTTTGTGTATTAGGATAGCAAATATCTTGACTTTCAATGTTGAAAGAAGTTGAGTTTCTCTGTTCTCTTTCAAAGTAAGATATGAcattcagtttttaaattattacaagttGTATTCTACTCAAATAtctcatttaataatttattatgatcACATTTAATATGCAAACCTCTTTAGAACTTAGGAGACTTATCATGCATTCTTGTATAGTCAGGAAAAAAAATGACCAGTAGTATAGTCCAAGTAATTTCTGTCATTATTTGGTATATCCAAACTCACCATTTTAAGTTTTTGTACTGTAATTGTGAGATTAACTTAACCTAGGAGGGGCCTAAGAAATATTGATAACATTTGATAGAGGAATGTGGGTAGAACCCCCAGAGGTCCAGTTTAAATCAATGAGCAACTAGATAAAGGTTTGAGTTTAAAGGTCATTCCAGTTTCTAATACTTTAAGTTGTCACCatacaaagaaaatgtttaatactgGAAGTAACAGAGGCTCATTTGCTGATACCTATCATTATATATAcagagtgcatgacatatgatgTTTACAAAAAGCCTAAGGGTACTCTATACATTTCTCATATAGTGGTGGCACTTGTGtgttgtttgaaattattaatatgaacaatttgtttctgtattgtttcaactatttgttttacttcattCTATAAAGATTCAAGTATCTGCagttagtatatttattttaagacagAAGTAATTCCCTTCTGACTAGAATTTTGATGCTAACATAAATTTTAGAACCAAGCTGTGCTATTACCTAGACTTGGAAGAAATCCACAGTGAATGAAGCCCTTTTCATCTCTTCAATTCTGCCAGTTTAAAGAAACTTACACTTCTTGTAACTAATTTCACACAAGCCAGGTAACTTTATGTTATCCTGTTTTCAGACTCCAACTTTAAAGAGAGAGCAATCGTCATGTATCTGTTTTTTTACCCTTAAACACAGCATGATCTTAGTTATTCATttcataacaaatattgttttttcaaGATTATTATGTCACATCATTAAAATGCCTTAAGTTATTTTAGATTTACCTACACTTAACtgatgttacatttttatattttccacaTGACacggtaatatatataaaactaaagttgacttgttttagctttaaaatattGATGGTTTTGGACTctcataaaatatcataaagcTTATTTCATATGGCACCATTCTGAGATTATTTTAATCACatgtgtaaaacataattattgtcTTGATACAGGGGTGTAGATTTTTTTACATCTgatggggggggatgatttttgcaaccacttatgtggactgttcaatttgcaaattcgtaatttctgattacgtgaacctgaaagctgtaaacatgcagtcacagagtaatcttgttgccacgatacttgcatgtataattaggcctactgactgatacttacaaactatcgcttacatcaaaatgtttagaagcactcttatattaaagatgtacatttcagctactgaaaaagcctacatctaggcctaattatgtaattcgattggtaagaacacgagaatcacaagaacatacacacaatttgtaggcctgtcatgcaataaaacaattcaatagaTGAAACTGTAGgggaggatgattgtatgcaccataccccccacctaaaatgtttgggggtgtataccctccatccccccaggatctacacccCTGTCTTGATAGCATGTAttactgaatttttatatttttatgagttTAAGAAGTGAATGGATGTAATGTTTGACAGAATGAGGAATTTGTTTTTAGACCTTTGAACTCTTATACTTAAGTTGTGTTGTTTGCTGGAAAATGGTAACTGTTCAATAGAATTAACCTGAATAATCTCTTGAatgatttaaatcaaaataatttatgacaaggtttaacaataagaaaacaactaTTTATTCAGTACCCAAAAATAAGTTGCTGAATTCAGAcatattcacagaaaaaaattattaaataatctaCTTTAAATTAACTTTTCCTGGACTGTTATAACCAAAACTGGACATAGTTAAATGTCTATTATTGAATTTGTTAACTACTAGCACATCATTCTTGTCATCCATGTATTATCTGAAGTTGTACACATGTTATAGGTCATGTCCTGGGTTCAGTCTGTTGTCAGTTTAGGTTTAGTAATGGTATAGGTATGGCTTGAAAGTAATTAAAAACTTATATTCTCGGGTTAAAACAAAACCCCACATCTAGACTCGGTTAAATTCGTCTTTGTTTATGTAAAATGGTGTGTGAAAGTAATTCCAAAATGGAGAAAAAACACATTGTATTAACAACCATATCCTAAGCTTAAATTATGTCATTTTAGGTTTATCAGCACTtgacaatacaaataaaatttgggATAAAAATTCAGATAATTTTCAGATGGTGTTCTTTTTGATGTTCGTCCAGCCCAACTGATGTATTCTAGTATTAAATAAGACTTTTGCTAGAGAAAAGATAACCTGTTGTTAAGTATCTTCAATTTTAAATCTCAAATTTTAAGGTCCTTTCATTTGTAATGTTCTTCCTACAGAATTTGTAACTTGATAGTGTGTTTTATCAGTTAAGTTGTTCACTCATATgaaagtgtcttttttttttatcattattctgTGGTGTTTGCACTAATTCCACTAATGtatcataaataaacaaactaggaAGATCAAAATTGGCTTCTGTGCCAGTAGGAGGTGGAGTTTCTCCTGCTGTTGGTGTTGCTGCTGATAAGCAAGAAACGACAGAGCCTGCAAAAGGTAGGAGAATGCAGATAAACTGGTTaaactaatgtgtgtgtgtgtagacaaAAATTAAGATGTGTTGTGACTgagaaaaagtttattttttaatatccttACTGGAAGAAGATGGTCATCCATGTTTTTGTTTCAGAAGGTTTTAATACATATACTATAGTTTACCTATCACACTTAAAAACTCGTTAGGCATAATAAGTGTGAATAGCCGTAACAAGatgcaatttgtttgtttaagaagcTTAGTCTATTTAGAGACAAGAACAGAccacttatatatacaagtatttagTGAAGTGATTGGATATTTCAGTGCCAGTAAAGTTGTTTATTGTTAGATGTGGAAGTTATCACATTCGTTTAGTTACTGGAATGATAAGTGAGGAGATTCTATAAGTGTAAGTTATTTGAACTTACCATCAATCAAGACACTTTGTGTTGAAGTGTTGGCACACTTAAGCCTACAATTACAACTGAAAGTAGCTTGTCGgcaaacattaaagaaaaaaatgaaaccaatTTTTACTAAGATATTCAAAAGAATCAACTAAAAGATCGTATACATCACAATACTGTTGTTAAAGTAGGATTACTTTGGTGAAAATAAAGTAGAACTGGGActgaatttcaatttttaagaTAACCACAAAGTAAGATTGGAAACCTGCTAgagatgataaaacaatataatgaagaacCAAGAGAAgaagatattatattaaaaaaggaTAAAGAAG
This region includes:
- the LOC143256259 gene encoding uncharacterized protein LOC143256259 isoform X1, whose amino-acid sequence is MQQSTVVTLRKFRYTMRYVAAYLLSVLGGNKNPSSEDIEKILGSVGIEAEKQKLDKVIKELKGKDVKEVMEQGRSKLASVPVGGGVSPAVGVAADKQETTEPAKVETKEEAKKEESESSDEDMGFGLFD
- the LOC143256259 gene encoding uncharacterized protein LOC143256259 isoform X2: MRYVAAYLLSVLGGNKNPSSEDIEKILGSVGIEAEKQKLDKVIKELKGKDVKEVMEQGRSKLASVPVGGGVSPAVGVAADKQETTEPAKVETKEEAKKEESESSDEDMGFGLFD